A single region of the Clupea harengus unplaced genomic scaffold, Ch_v2.0.2, whole genome shotgun sequence genome encodes:
- the LOC122130238 gene encoding calcium homeostasis modulator protein 6-like, with protein sequence MDKFKVVMNLVQKRQTTLGLGLIPLLTAGAEHVFSTFAFKCPCSEWSFLYGTVSLLVPAAALLILGYMLSNKTWKLFTGLCLNKSKLFRFKSMCGCLCVFLQITMTAMVAPVSWIAIALLNGVYFECIITGSNVTHLKSYLCHGRSDSCQTELHKLPCDKTAADRDAILTTIRAQSQVVGWLVIASIMLSSLLLTCVARCHSPVSYLQLKFWKAYSQKESNFFDSYATEHAKKLAERNIKSFFEMRTPESQATPPRYAWEKISRFYKFGTMDKYYSTVHKYVETCKNPENPIRVLSTKSGDISNPAALDFVNEGTMML encoded by the exons ATGGATAAATTCAAGGTTGTGATGAATTTAGTCCAAAAACGGCAAACGACCCTTGGATTGGGCCTGATACCGTTACTAACGGCGGGTGCGGAGCATGTTTTTTCAACCTTTGCCTTCAAGTGTCCATGCAGCGAGTGGAGCTTTCTGTATGGGACGGTGTCTCTTCTTGTGCCGGCCGCGGCTCTGCTTATACTTGGGTACATGCTAAGCAATAAAACGTGGAAACTGTTCACGGGCTTGTGTCTGAATAAGTCTAAACTTTTTCGTTTCAAATCCATGTGCGGCTGCCTATGTGTTTTTCTTCAGATCACAATGACCGCTATGGTGGCACCTGTCTCCTGGATCGCAATAGCACTTCTTAACGGCGTTTATTTTGAATGTATTATTACGGGCTCTAATGTCACTCATCTGAAGAGCTACCTGTGTCATGGGAGATCGGACTCCTGCCAGACCGAGCTCCACAAGTTGCCCTGTGATAAAACTGCAGCGGACAGAGACGCTATCCTTACAACCATACGCGCACAGTCTCAG GTCGTGGGCTGGCTGGTGATAGCCTCTATcatgctctcctctctgctgctcaccTGTGTGGCCAGGTGCCACTCCCCAGTGAGCTACCTCCAGCTCAAGTTCTGGAAGGCGTACTCTCAGAAGGAAAGCAACTTTTTCGACAGCTACGCCACCGAGCACGCCAAGAAGCTTGCCGAGAGGAACATCAAGAGCTTCTTTGAGATGAGAACACCGGAGTCTCAAGCGACCCCTCCAAGGTACGCGTGGGAAAAGATCTCCAGGTTCTACAAGTTCGGGACCATGGATAAGTATTACAGCACGGTACACAAGTATGTGGAGACGTGCAAGAACCCTGAGAACCCTATTAGAGTCCTTTCGACTAAATCAGGTGACATCTCTAACCCAGCAGCCCTGGACTTTGTGAACGAAGGCACAATGATGCTGTGA